The DNA region GCAGCCATATTACTAGCTCGCAACACATGAGCTATAGAAAAGCGATAAAAAGACTGGGAAATAAAAACTGAATCAGAAATCACTAAAGCTAAATAAGAAGCTTGCTGTTGATGGTTCCTCCAGGAATCTATCACAAGCTTGCTGTCAAGTTCCACCTCCACATTAAAGAAACCAAGCTCCAAAGAAAGTTGTAAAGCCCACCTCAATGCCATAGCTTCTGCAAGTGCCACGGATGTCGCCATGGGCCACTTGGAAGCTGCAGTTGCTAAAACTTGTCCCAAAGAATTCCTGGCAATATAACCGTAGCCCATCACCGAACCAGCAGGGACCGCAGCATCAACATTAATCTTGATCGTTCCCGGCTGTGGAGCACGCCAGCGATCCCTCCGTCCATCCCGCAGCTGATCTGTACGTGTAGCTTCATTATCCATAGCCAACAGACTCACGGTAGCCATAGAAGCAGCTCGACGAAGCACAAAGTCATAAGGATACCACTGCTGATCAAAGCACCATCGATTCCTCCTCTCCCAAATTGCCCATAGCAGTGTAAGCACCGAATCAATAAACCATTCATCCCCCTCCTTCAAAACTTGGGACAACCACTGTTTTAAGGAGAAGCTTGGTGGAACGTTCCTGAAATCCAATGACAGCGGCGAACTGAACCAAATCGGAGCCACCTCCGTGCAAGCAAAGAATGCATGGTTCACGGTTTCACACTCCTCCCCACACAGCGGACAAATTGCATCTTCCACGATCCCACGATGAGCTAGAGCTGCACGGACAGGGAGAACATCGTTGCAAGCGCGCCATAAGAGCTCCTTACAACGAGGGAGGGACTTGGACTTCCAGAGAGGTGTCCAAAGTTCTGAATAATTTATGTGGGGTCCACTAAGTTATATGAGTTTCACTCTCTATTTAGTGAGACCTACATGAAttttaagttataaaaaaaGAGTGTGCAAGAGAATGTTGCTAGCACGTCTCAATATTAAGATTTATCCAGCTATATAAAGAAGTTAACCATGCTTTTAGTCTCTCTAGCTATATTGGCCACCGAATTTTGTCCTTTACCAAATAAGTTCCACTTAAGCCCCTTAACCTTTCAAAATTTCTGGTTTTATCCCTCATGTGTCTAGAGAGCGCTTACATGACGCATCACTAGTCATGTCACGTGGAAGATGACGTGAAGAGTGACGTGTCATTCAATAGCTGAAACCAaacttttcaaaatttaaagggccaaaaacttatttaacctAATTTTCTCCTCCACTCAAAGTCTCGAACCCTCTGCCCCTCACTTTTTACCAGATTCCACCACAACTACCCACATTCAACAAGTAATTAATACTCATAatttttattgatattttttgGTAGAGTAATTTCCACtgattcaataaaaataaatgttaataaataatataGAAGCCCATGTCTCCGACTTGATGAGTAAAAGACTAGATGATTAGGCTAAATGAAATTTATGTTTAAGATCTTGTAAATCATATTTAAGACCCTTTGAACAATATTAATGTCTTTGTGACGTCGTAGCATTCATCTCCCCAATGTCTGCTAATATAACGTTCTAGACTTGTCGATGCAAAACTTGTTCCAGAACTGGCGTTTACTCGATGATGGCCATCGCGCGATCTcgttcaaaataaaaaaccaaaacatgCATGATGACCTGAGACTGAGACTGATCAGGATGCAGTGTGTCGCAGGCAATATTAAGGCAAGGCAAATATTAATTGAATGAATCCAACTTAATTGCGCATATGAATTTGCGGTCTGTAGAGTACTAGAGTTGCATCACTTGACTTGAGTCTATTCTATATAAGAAATTCTAGACTTTGACCCAATAAGGaaacaaaaacaagaagaaaTCAAGACGTCGACGCGGAGAACGACCGGCATATAGCAGCAGCTTCACCTTTGATCATTTGTATCTCTTCAGTTCATCTTTCCGTACGTACTAATGCGTTTCTCAACAGTGTGGTAATCTGCCATTAATTAAGATGCTGAAAGACTGAAAGTAACCTTTTTCCATCATTAATTTCATATAAAACTAATATTTTCTGCATGCCGCTAATTGGTGAAAGAAGATCTGGAAACTATAAGAAAACTCACAATTACAAATTGCAAAAATCTGTCACTAACACTTAATAGCCATCGCTAATGAGACATTTTTGTATAACATTGGTTGGTAaccgtaacaaaaaaaaagagctaATTAGTGTCGGTTGAAAGTTAACACTAAGCAGTCCAAAATCGACAATAACAGTACTGGCTTTGCATCGACATCGTCGACTCATGTTAAATTGGTTGAAGCTAGCTGTTTAGCGTCGACTACGATGACCGACGCTAATGTTTTGGTCAAACCGACGCAATCCACCACGTGTCATTTTAACTAATGCATTTTCATAAAAATTAGCGTTTGTAGTATAGGGAGCAATTCTTCCAAATAATTAGTTAAGGCTGTCAAATCCCTTAAAACATAAAGAACAAATGAAAGACGATCTTAAATTGAAGGATCTCACTCAGTTTTATAGGGAGAGACATTTCTTAGCAAAAACATTAAAAGAAGTATGACCTCTTCTATGTTATTTATAGGTACAAATGAGCCGTCCATTATGAAATGAAGATAAGGGTTGCTGCTTCTCCTCCTTAGGTCAATTCTAAATACCATCGGCTTGATCGATACTATGTATGGTGtagaaaatcaaaatattttgtCATATATGACCAAAACTAATATTGCTTGTTAGTGCATAGTTAATGAACTATGTAATTTGTTCGATCATTGTTTATAGACCCATGAATCAGTCGCCCTCGTTAGGGCAAATAATACATTTTAGTTTGACTTATTATGCTAGTGGTGTTGGAAATTGAGGAGTCTTGCAGAGATTAAAATCGGGAAATAAGTCTACAACTTCAAAATGTGAAACTCACGAATATATGTGGATGAACTTATATATGACttgtaaaaaaaagttatataagATGATATTAAATGTGAACTTATATTTCACATTCATGTGGTAAAATTATTTGATTTTCACATCATATCAAATTATCAATAATGAAATATCCATACTTTTTATTGTCAATCAACTATAGTTCATAAAGGCCCAATTTCTTGTTGACACCGTCAGGGCCTTGATTTGGAGCCCAGTTAGATTTGGATTGGCCCATACAGATGGAACCTGGAAACAGGTAAAACAATGCTATTAGATCACCGATTTGCGAGCAGCATCAGAGAGATCAATCAGCATCAGCAGTGAGCGAagtgaaagaagaagaatgagaaagTTCGATCCATGGCCCGTTTTCTTCAAGCGTGAATGGAAGCGCACCTGGCCGTTCCTCGTCGGGTTCGCCGTCACCGGAACCCTAATCACCAAAATGTCCCTCGGCCTCACCGGTCG from Lotus japonicus ecotype B-129 chromosome 2, LjGifu_v1.2 includes:
- the LOC130737176 gene encoding uncharacterized protein LOC130737176 yields the protein MADYHTVEKRIKLWTPLWKSKSLPRCKELLWRACNDVLPVRAALAHRGIVEDAICPLCGEECETVNHAFFACTEVAPIWFSSPLSLDFRNVPPSFSLKQWLSQVLKEGDEWFIDSVLTLLWAIWERRNRWCFDQQWYPYDFVLRRAASMATVSLLAMDNEATRTDQLRDGRRDRWRAPQPGTIKINVDAAVPAGSVMGYGYIARNSLGQVLATAASKWPMATSVALAEAMALRWALQLSLELGFFNVEVELDSKLVIDSWRNHQQQASYLALVISDSVFISQSFYRFSIAHVLRASNMAADFLAKFALSSYCFVGIEEYPVGLETVLSSYLVSS
- the LOC130740501 gene encoding ATP synthase small subunit 6-A, mitochondrial-like → MRKFDPWPVFFKREWKRTWPFLVGFAVTGTLITKMSLGLTEEEAKKSKFVQAHKR